The Fibrobacter sp. genomic sequence TCTGGCTTTTTTATAGATCTCCTCGATGTCTTCCTTTAATTCCGGGGTCTGAATCTCTTTACTGTATACAGTCTCGATACCGCGTGCTTTCATTTTTTCCAGGTATTCCTGAGAGAGCAATGTTCCGCTGGGGATCAGTACTGCGCCCTCTCTGGTGAAGTATTCCTGGATGGTTGTTGTACCTGCTTCAAGACTGGAAAGCAGAACTTCTTTCATGTATTCCTCTCAGATAATCTTTATCTCGTGGTTTACCAGGCAGACCGTTTTTGAACCGGTTATCTCTTCCCTTAAAAGTAAATGTCGCCCTCCGAACTTGAACACTGTTCCCGGAAAAGCTCCACGATTAATTTTTATATTGGCTCTGGAAAAATTATAGACTGCCTTTTCAATTGACTCCTTCTGCTCCTCTAGTTTTCTCAAGTGTACCTGATATTTATCGATAGTGTAGGCGATTTTTGCAATGAGCTCAGATGTGTTCTGAGTCTGTTGTCTTCTGATCCGGATCTGATCGAGTTCCTTCTGTGACTTTATCAGCTTTGCCAGATTTACCTTTACTTTGTTTATCTCTTCTGTGACATTCTGCAGTTCTTCGGTCCTTGAAAAATCCACTCCGACCTCAAGCAGGGTTTTTGTCCCGCTGCGGTTCCCGACTGTATTGACCACTATCTGATCGCGTGCGGTAAGCACTCCTCCTGCTGCCGAGAGCGGCATGCCGTAGATAAATATGGCTTCTCTGGCGAAAATGTTGCAATTGATTGCTTCACGGGCAATACTTACATTTTTCCAGCTCTTGACTGTCTGGTTCTTCATGAATCCCAGATTTATACTGCCTTTTGCGGTGATAATTCCTTTTCCCTGGCCGACAAAGCCATATCTGCAAAGAACACTGCCGCCGGCCTTCAGGTTTGAATCCTCTATGGCACCGCTGACCTGAAGGTCTCCACCACAGTCAACATCGAACCCTGACTTGACATCGCCATTTATTACAACATCTCTGTCATACTTTATGTTACCGGTTGAAAAATCGACATTCCCGCTAATTGAGAGTCCCTCTTCAACCTCGATAAGATCACCGTTGAGACGGACAAACCCCTCGATCTCCGACAAAAGAGAATCAGGATAATCCGGATCGGGTTTTGTATTTTCTCCCGCCGGCAGTTTGGCTGGTTTACCATCGACAGCTTCGATTTTTCTTCCCGTAACAGTCCTGCCCTCAATTCCTTTTTTCGGAGCACTCAGGGTCGCCAGCTTCTGTCCTTTTTTTACAGGCGTAATTATGCTGATGCTTTTATAATCAACACTGCCGTCAGGATTAAGCCGGGGCTTCAATGATTTTTCGGTATCGAA encodes the following:
- a CDS encoding DUF342 domain-containing protein, with product MSASLIIEPQGTNPPDITISTLLVELHKKGITYGIDETKLKEAVLEWNKSKQSFAVDAVARGTLPEPASEGCFQFIINRISKAEEIERVRKAKFFWQTGLAETTVQKVTPGTVIAEKQPKKAAVPGRNIKNQPVVAQQDIIDSLPLLGEGVYFSDDGTKVISKVQGIAVVENDTTSVLPIDFNGSVDLSISSDKMSATLNVHPALKDGLMPSEKEVRSLIAKSEIVCGIDENSLQELFTSLSSGKEIPLGPVVIASGTPPVKGKDGEVVFCFDTEKSLKPRLNPDGSVDYKSISIITPVKKGQKLATLSAPKKGIEGRTVTGRKIEAVDGKPAKLPAGENTKPDPDYPDSLLSEIEGFVRLNGDLIEVEEGLSISGNVDFSTGNIKYDRDVVINGDVKSGFDVDCGGDLQVSGAIEDSNLKAGGSVLCRYGFVGQGKGIITAKGSINLGFMKNQTVKSWKNVSIAREAINCNIFAREAIFIYGMPLSAAGGVLTARDQIVVNTVGNRSGTKTLLEVGVDFSRTEELQNVTEEINKVKVNLAKLIKSQKELDQIRIRRQQTQNTSELIAKIAYTIDKYQVHLRKLEEQKESIEKAVYNFSRANIKINRGAFPGTVFKFGGRHLLLREEITGSKTVCLVNHEIKII